From the genome of Aspergillus fumigatus Af293 chromosome 1, whole genome shotgun sequence, one region includes:
- a CDS encoding intradiol ring-cleavage dioxygenase, producing the protein MDPSQVKIPPMKDLTVDNITENVIRINSLCEDERMKYVLERLVTHLHDFARETRLSSQEWMAGLTFLKEVGQISSDVRQEFILLSDVLGLSILVDSIDHPKPPGSTEGTVLGPFHTHEAEEITQGGLMSHDPKGEPLLVVCTIKDTNGKPIEGVKIDIWETDSTGHYDVQYPGRDGPDGRCIMRSDKDGVFWFNAITPVPYPIPHDGPVGKLLKKLHRHPYRPSHMHFMFEKEGYDHLITALYLRNDPYETSDAVFGVKDSLVVDLGKAGPEYAKKYNVPEDRALLTYDFVLVTDQETADLRAKNSKEALDKLGRKVRIVNGLPVPDLD; encoded by the exons ATGGACCCCTCACAAGTCAAGATCCCCCCCATGAAAGACCTCACGGTCGACAATATCACTGAAAACGTCATCCGGATCAATTCCCTCTGCGAAGATGAACGCATGAAATACGTCCTCGAGCGTCTCGTCACGCATCTCCACGACTTCGCCCGGGAGACTCGACTCAGCTCCCAGGAATGGATGGCGGGACTTACCTTCTTGAAGGAGGTGGGCCAGATCTCTTCCGATGTGCGACAG GaattcatcctcctctccgacgtcctcggcctctccatcctcgtcGACTCGATCGACCACCCCAAACCCCCCGGCTCAACCGAAGGCACCGTCCTCGGCCCCTTCCACACTCACGAAGCCGAAGAGATCACCCAGGGCGGCCTGATGTCGCACGATCCCAAGGGCGAGCCGCTCCTTGTCGTCTGCACCATCAAGGACACAAACGGCAAGCCCATCGAGGGCGTCAAGATCGATATCTGGGAGACCGACTCGACGGGCCACTACGACGTGCAGTATCCCGGCCGCGACGGGCCCGACGGGCGCTGCATCATGCGCAGCGACAAGGACGGCGTCTTCTGGTTTAATGCGATCACGCCCGTGCCGTATCCGATCCCGCACGATGGGCCGGTGGGTAAGCttttgaagaagctgcaTCGGCATCCGTATCGCCCCTCGCATATGCATTTCATGTTCGAGAAGGAGGGGTATGATCATTTGATTAC AGCTCTTTACCTCCGAAATGACCCCTACGAGACCTCCGACGCTGTCTTCGGCGTCAAGGACTCCCTCGTCGTGGACCTCGGCAAGGCGGGCCCCGAATACGCAAAGAAGTATAACGTGCCCGAGGACCGCGCCCTGCTCACTTACGAtttcgtcctcgtcaccgATCAGGAAACCGCTGATCTGCGCGCAAAGAACTCCAAGGAGGCGCTGGATAAATTGGGCCGGAAGGTTCGCATCGTCAATGGGTTACCGGTGCCGGACCTGGATTGA
- a CDS encoding Zn(II)2Cys6 transcription factor domain-containing protein yields the protein MESRPPAAAEPSNKRPRSPSGDYHPIASKVPKSHSNHLQINYLARQYPDNLPLVSLDDTMPAILHLVGEYDGVLHRHESIAGNLGACPLGPILIKRFERLFDGPPRVLKSHGKEPPNITWLDVVEFAKSKPEQFNLEKSRNGVRVCQFYTKQCRVEISEEDYVLIASGMPQKMIPPQPIIEDEEKELGALEILEKNLQQIIQVADQVSARARQLNHRLKNRRTAIVTRRENDASLKAHQPPQPHQLPQPQQPRSLSPIWRDATGAVPNPLNGNPPSNAHSPSTGFVAVNTSRMNPGEPPVEENALSSQFMFSHSNTDNVTIINGTSIKGASPTTRAELMKKFFTTQDRQARSYEESTGSANRQSSRPRPRASDAGEYNMYNPAPTTVAIPSTPSSLLPPPKANNMEKDDGGPFKMEMVARMEELQRGERILPPCDRCRRLHMDCLKNLTACMGCTKKHAKCSWKDVKEEELREARSDGTTREVGDNAQSKDSPSAHTPASAPTPGAVSVNTTSAAPTPASMAHAPEHDRSREEGSAAYNSRRDSAPTGGPAPGTPSIKDTTPRRAMSEIHGSAVGNHDRRVSINRNNDPVPDDDDPDANSRLMQAIMDTVDHHARVAAAVKENGHEQMNSDRERDRKLVRA from the exons ATGGAGTCCAGACCCCCAGCGGCGGCAGAGCCGTCCAACAAACGGCCCAGGTCGCCGTCCGGCGACTACCATCCGATTGCTTCCAAAGTCCCCAAGAGCCATTCGAACCATCTCCAGATTAACTACCTCGCTCGTCAGTACCCGGACAATCTGCCTCTAGTCTCTCTCGATGATACTATGCCAGCGATTCTACATCTAGTCGGCGAATATGACGGCGTACTTCATCGCCACGAAAGTATCGCGGGTAACCTCGGCGCATGTCCTCTGGGACCCATCTTGATCAAGCGTTTCGAGCGCCTGTTTGACGGCCCTCCTCGTGTACTCAAGTCGCATGGTAAAGAACCGCCTAACATCACCTGGTTGGATGTCGTCGAATTTGCCAAGAGCAAGCCGGAACAGTTTAATCTGGAGAAGTCGCGCAATGGAGTGCGCGTCTGCCAGTTCTATACCAAGCAGTGTCGAGTTGAAATCAGCGAGGAAGATTATGTGCTTATTGCATCCGGGATGCCACAAAAGATGATCCCCCCGCAGCCAATcatcgaggacgaggagaaagaatTGGGCGCACTGGAGATCTTGGAGAAGAATTTGCAACAGATTATTCAAGTTGCCGATCAAG TATCGGCTCGAGCTAGACAGCTCAATCATCGTTTGAAAAATCGCAGAACGGCTATTGTCACGCGCCGAGAAAATGACGCCTCTCTCAAGGCCCATCAGCCGCCCCAACCCCATCAACTACCACAACCACAGCAGCCTCGTTCACTGAGCCCGATTTGGCGCGATGCGACTGGCGCGGTTCCAAACCCGCTCAATGGCAATCCGCCTTCCAACGCTCACTCTCCCTCTACTGGATTTGTCGCAGTGAATACTTCCCGTATGAATCCCGGAGAACCTCCCGTGGAGGAAAACGCGCTGTCGTCACAGTTTATGTTTTCCCACTCAAACACAGACAACGTTACCATCATCAATGGGACGTCCATCAAAGGCGCATCTCCTACGACACGTGCCGAGCTGATGAAAAAGTTTTTCACTACGCAAGATCGGCAAGCGCGCAGCTACGAAGAGTCAACCGGATCAGCTAACCGACAATCGTCACGGCCGCGGCCCAGAGCGTCAGACGCTGGGGAGTACAATATGTACAACCCCGCACCCACTACCGTCGCCATCCCTAGTACGCCGTCGTCGTTACTGCCTCCGCCCAAGGCCAACAATatggagaaggatgatgGCGGTCCATTCAAAATGGAAATGGTTGCCCGCATGGAGGAGTTGCAGCGGGGAGAACGTATTCTTCCCCCCTGCGATCGCTGCCGTCGACTCCATATGGACTGTTTGAAGAATTTGACCGCCTGCATGGGGTGCACGAAAAAGCATGCCAAGTGTTCCTGGAAGGAtgtcaaggaggaggaattgcgCGAGGCGCGGTCGGACGGCACAACCCGCGAAGTCGGAGACAACGCTCAGTCGAAGGACTCTCCGTCTGCCCACACTCCCGCCTCGGCACCAACCCCTGGTGCCGTGTCAGTGAACACCACGTCTGCTGCACCAACCCCGGCGTCTATGGCTCACGCTCCCGAGCACGACCGGTCACGAGAGGAAGGCAGCGCGGCCTACAACAGTAGAAGAGATTCCGCACCCACGGGGGGACCCGCGCCGGGGACCCCATCGATCAAGGATACCACTCCCCGACGAGCAATGAGTGAAATCCATGGTAGCGCGGTAGGAAATCATGACCGACGCGTCAGCATCAATCGCAACAACGATCCAGTGCCGGATGACGACGACCCCGACGCCAACTCGCGGCTCATGCAAGCGATCATGGACACTGTGGACCATCATGCGCGAGTGGCTGCGGCGGTCAAGGAAAATGGTCATGAGCAGATGAACAGTGATCGAGAACGCGATCGCAAGCTAGTGAGAGCTTAA
- a CDS encoding U6 snRNA-associated Sm-like protein LSm7, producing the protein MSERGSFRGGRSRGGGHDRSGGRGGGHSSQHRGGGAGGGAQQQQEKPKKENILDLSKYMDKEVKVKFNGGREVSGMLKGYDQLMNLVLDDVKESMRDDEGNETTRSLGLIVARGTLIVLISPADGSEEIANPFVQQEE; encoded by the exons ATGTCTGAAAGAGGCTCTTTCCGGGGTGGTCGTAGCCGCGGCGGAGGTCACGACAGGTCTGGCGGTCGTGGCGGTGGTCACTCCTCCCAACACAGGGGTGGCGGTGCAGGTGGCGGTGcgcaacagcaacaggagaaacccaagaaggagaacatCCTTGACTTGTCCAAGTACATGGACAAGGAGGTGAAGGTGAAGTTTAATGGAGGACGAGAGG TTAGTGGTATGCTCAAGGGTTATGATCAGCTCATGAACCTGGTGTTGGATGATGTCAAGGAAAGCATGCGTG atgatgaaggaaaTGAAACTACCCGCTCCCTTGGTCTCATCGTCGCCCGCGGCACTCTGATTGTGTTGATTTCTCCAGCcgacggcagcgaggagaTCGCCAATCCTTTCGTCCAGcaagaagaatag
- a CDS encoding fasciclin domain-containing protein, translating to MKLYCLWPVLSLCAAIVIPDEQVLSNIAKPDTNKNSVDKDSTSFISSIESSVKDAANDFRNALDEALELASDAVTTQRLQSGAFEAASWITNSFDHPTDAEYLPQDLKQLPQYLHPRPPFPPHHPSFNKTIYELIKSSKYTTILAKIIDEDDELVQFLNSTDANHTFFAPTNEAFSKIPHHCPGRDHDHDGDDDHKHHKVPKEVIRAIFHYHVAPNHYSAADVFHSHTVPTTLNESALGHDLPQRLAVRVGWKGLTLNYYSHIVAADIGATNGIIHGINAILIPPPETLTLLTIVPSEFSTFTLGLYKTGLATALNKSSTPHHHGGTIFAPSNSAFKHLGLKINAFLFSPIGEKYLRALLQYHIVQNRTLYSDVFYTAQGEIKPFGVKGFTHLDLPTLLHGRKLAVDVARFGPFASLKINGFQRVAFADALAKDGTVHVVDRVLIPPRKVDDSAPDWTGNDDELTVEDLKSRLGDWLAEDEGVDEVEMMHDILAHGAEL from the exons ATGAAGCTCTACTGTCTTTGGCCGGTGCTCTCGCTCTGTGCCGCCATCGTTATCCCAGATGAACAGGTTCTAAGTAACATTGCTAAGCCTGATACGAACAAAAACAGTGTGGACAAGGACTCAacatccttcatctcctccatcgaATCATCCGTCAAGGACGCCGCAAATGACTTCAGAAATGCCCTAGACGAGGCCCTTGAGCTCGCCTCCGATGCGGTTACCACCCAGCGGTTGCAGTCCGGCGCCTTTGAAGCTGCCTCCTGGATTACCAATTCCTTCGATCATCCCACAGACGCGGAGTATCTTCCCCAAGATCTGAAGCAACTGCCGCAGTACCTGCACCCACGTCCACCTTTCCCGCCTCACCACCCCTCCTTCAACAAAACCATCTACGAACTGATCAAATCCAGCAAGTATACCACCATCCTCGCCAAgatcatcgacgaggatgacgagctgGTCCAGTTCCTGAATAGCACTGACGCGAACCATACCTTCTTTGCTCCTACAAACGAGGCCTTTTCAAAGATCCCCCATCACTGTCCTGGCCGCGATCACGATCacgacggcgacgacgacCATAAGCACCACAAGGTCCCCAAGGAGGTTATCCGGGCGATATTCCACTACCACGTCGCACCAAACCACTACTCGGCGGCAGATGTTTTCCATAGCCACACCGTGCCAACCACCCTCAACGAGTCTGCTCTCGGCCATGACCTGCCCCAGCGTCTGGCTGTCCGCGTAGGATGGAAGGGCCTGACGCTGAACTACTACAGCCACATTGTGGCCGCAGATATT GGCGCCACCAACGGCATCATCCATGGCATTAAcgccatcctcatcccaCCCCCCGAAACCCTCACGCTTCTGACCATTGTCCCCTCCGAATTCAGCACCTTCACCCTAGGCCTCTACAAGACCGGCCTGGCAACCGCTCTCAACAAATCCAGCACACCCCACCACCACGGCGGCACCATCTTCGCCCCCTCCAACTCAGCCTTCAAGCACCTCGGCCTCAAGATCAATGCATTCCTGTTCTCTCCCATCGGCGAAAAGTACCTGCGTGCTCTGCTCCAGTACCACATCGTCCAGAATAGGACTCTATATTCGGACGTCTTCTACACGGCCCAAGGGGAGATCAAGCCGTTTGGCGTAAAGGGCTTCACGCATCTTGATCTGCCGACCCTCCTGCACGGGCGGAAGCTGGCGGTCGATGTCGCGCGGTTTGGACCATTTGCATCGCTGAAGATCAATGGCTTCCAGCGGGTAGCTTTTGCGGACGCGTTGGCCAAGGACGGCACTGTACATGTTGTCGACCGTGTTTTGATCCCGCCTCGGAAAGTCGATGATTCCGCGCCTGATTGGACTGgcaatgatgatgagttGACTGTTGAGGATCTTAAAAGCCGCCTCGGAGACTGGTTAGCAGAAGACGAGGGCGTGGATGAGGTCGAAATGATGCATGACATATTGGCTCATGGTGCCGAGCTGTAA
- a CDS encoding PAN-complex poly(A)-binding subunit PAN3: MLLLMILTLIPFILLLFPRLSDNALDIAPPLKADPYHLWNPLGLVQEGANADLVQIHILMTLQQHSVVLLSSLAQLAFNNLSNTICTLLSVLTTRTLWGINAMSMICSSLMTFARSCRRKRQPRCKHCPKAIRSVQAWKRVCNGSVVTVHDAFTSRSFQDSSLIFVTDYHPLSKTLAEQHLGAGQQRFQGRHNVQHIPEQILWGYMTQIANALKAIHSNGLAARVIDASKILLTGKNRIRLNACAIMDVVQFDSQRTVADLQRQDLVNFGQLIVTLGANSPTVMHNPTKAMEHFTRAYSPQLKNSVFWLLNGMQKDQDRNIDVFITGISSQLMSTFDSALHLDDQLTSDLSRELENGRLVRLMAKLNFVNERPEYEHDRQWSENGERYFLKIFRDYVFHQVDAQGDPVVDLGHVITCLNKLDAGTEEKITLISRDEQSCFIVSYKELKKALESSFQALMKPARRMH, from the exons ATGCTCTTGCTGATGATTTTGACCCTAATCCCCTTCATTCTCCTGCTTTTCCCTCGCCTTTCGGACAACGCCCTGGACATTGCACCCCCACTGAAGGCAGACCCATACCATCTGTGGAATCCTCTTGGCCTGGTGCAAGAAGGCGCAAACGCAGATCTGGT CCAAATCCATATTCTCATGACGCTGCAGCAGCACTCGGTGGTGCTGCTTTCTTCCCTGGCGCAGCTGGCTTTCAACAACCT GTCCAATACCATCTGTACGCTCCTATCGGTCCTCACAACCAGAACACTCTGGGGTATCAACGCAATGTCCATGATTTGTTCCTCCCTAATGACTTTCGcgaggagctgcagaagaaagCGGCAGCCACGCTGCAAACACTGCCCA AAGGCGATTCGATCCGTCCAGGCTTGGAAGCGGGTGTGCAATGGTAGTGTGGTGACAGTTCACGATGCTTTCACCAGTAGAAGTTTTCAGGACAGCTCGCTGATCTTCGTTACCGACTACCATCCTCTTTCAAAAACGCTCGCTGAACAGCACCTTGGCGCTGGGCAGCAAAGGTTTCAAGGTCGTCATAATGTGCAGCACATTCCCGAGCAGATTCTGTGGGGCTATATGACCCAGATTGCCAACGCATTGAAGGCCATCCACAGCAATGGTCTTGCTGCTAGAGTCATTGACGCAAGCAAAATTTTACTGACTGGCAAGAATCGCATTCGACTCAACGCCTGTGCTATCATGGATGTGGTCCAGTTCGATAGCCAGCGTACAGTTGCCGATCTTCAGCGTCAGGATCTGGTCAATTTCGGACAACTCATCGTCACGTTGGGTGCCAACTCGCCGACGGTCATGCACAACCCTACGAAAGCTATGGAGCACTTTACACGTGCCTACAGTCCGCAGTTGAAGAACTCGGTATTTTGGTTACTTAACGGCATGCAGAAAGATCAGGATCGGAATATTGATGTTTTCATCACTGGTATATCTTCGCAGCTCATGTCAACTTTTGACTCGGCACTCCACTTGGATGATCAACTTACATCGGACCTGAGCCGAGAACTGGAAAACGGCCGTCTTGTGCGACTGATGGCGAAGCTGAACTTCGTGAACGAACGGCCGGAATACGAACATGACAGACAATGGTCCGAGAATGGAGAACGTTACTTCTTGAAAATTTTCCGCGATTATGTCTTCCATCAGGTGGATGCGCAGGGCGACCCCGTCGTCGATCTTGGCCACGTGATCACATGCTTGAACAAGCTGGATGCGggaacagaagaaaagataACGCTAATCAGTCGAGATGAGCAGAGCTGCTTCATTGTCAGCTACAAGGAGCTGAAAAAGGCGCTCGAATCCTCATTCCAGGCGTTGATGAAGCCCGCAAGGAGAATGCATTGA